A genomic window from Candidatus Pelagisphaera phototrophica includes:
- the hemC gene encoding hydroxymethylbilane synthase, which translates to MIQPAKEFVVATRKSPLALKQAEMAVACFEQAIPGTVYRVEKMVTTGDRQREWSLEKEGGKGLFTKELEDALLEKRADFAVHSAKDLPSEMPKGLSIAGFLPRESPEDVLVLKKGIEIPKVIATGSPRRRIQLRFLYPKAEFIEIRGNVDTRLNKIAEGYADATVLAAAGLKRLGIVGSEGTEFVKLGLDDCVPAVGQAAVAIQCRTSDVPEYERALDSSTSIAVGLERAFMKRLGGGCQVAFAVNYSDGKLRIYHKDCGRVSRSIPIQYAKEKPTEIADQLIQQLELGHA; encoded by the coding sequence ATGATACAGCCAGCTAAAGAGTTTGTTGTGGCGACCCGGAAAAGCCCTCTCGCTCTGAAGCAGGCGGAAATGGCAGTGGCTTGTTTTGAGCAAGCAATCCCTGGAACGGTGTACCGCGTCGAAAAAATGGTCACGACAGGGGACAGGCAGCGGGAATGGTCTTTGGAAAAGGAGGGAGGAAAAGGGCTGTTTACGAAAGAGCTGGAAGATGCGCTACTCGAGAAGCGAGCTGATTTTGCGGTTCACAGCGCAAAAGACCTCCCTTCCGAAATGCCGAAAGGACTTTCTATTGCCGGGTTTCTGCCGCGAGAGAGCCCGGAAGACGTGCTAGTATTGAAAAAGGGGATAGAAATACCAAAGGTGATTGCAACCGGAAGTCCGCGTCGCCGGATCCAATTGAGATTCCTGTATCCGAAGGCTGAATTCATCGAAATTCGCGGAAATGTGGATACGCGTTTGAATAAAATAGCGGAAGGCTATGCAGATGCAACGGTACTGGCGGCAGCCGGTCTTAAGAGACTGGGAATCGTTGGGTCGGAAGGAACAGAGTTTGTTAAGCTTGGCTTGGATGATTGTGTTCCCGCGGTTGGGCAAGCGGCGGTAGCTATTCAGTGTCGTACGAGCGATGTGCCGGAGTACGAACGGGCTCTTGACTCATCTACGAGCATTGCAGTAGGTCTAGAGAGAGCGTTTATGAAACGTCTTGGAGGGGGTTGCCAGGTTGCGTTCGCAGTAAATTACTCCGACGGGAAACTGCGAATCTATCACAAGGATTGTGGTAGGGTATCCAGATCGATTCCCATTCAGTACGCTAAGGAAAAACCGACTGAAATAGCAGATCAGCTAATTCAGCAGCTCGAATTAGGTCATGCCTAA